From Scatophagus argus isolate fScaArg1 chromosome 10, fScaArg1.pri, whole genome shotgun sequence, a single genomic window includes:
- the akt3a gene encoding RAC-gamma serine/threonine-protein kinase isoform X3, producing the protein MKTERPKPNTFIIRCLQWTTVIERTFHVDSPDERDEWTEAIQMVADKLQRQEEERIQCSPTSNIDNMVEEEMDISTTHHKRKTMSDFDYLKLLGKGTFGKVILVREKASGKYYAMKILKKEVIIAKDEVAHTLTESRVLKNTRHPFLTSLKYSFQTKDRLCFVMEYVNGGELFFHLSRERVFSEERTRFYGAEIVSALDYLHSAKIVYRDLKLENLMLDKDGHMKITDFGLCKEGITDAATMKTFCGTPEYLAPEPAGYLGWYSHRLCVPVPSHLVLTRLPKPPSRKQHLAATWLPQQGPGQDKTFSLTAAFNQSFAALLISSLLFSSPADYLLLLLSYLFVLLFLKYTHNHTYSTHTLTHTHTHSHASMPRAVGQHSGSVWINLLPACNRAATTFFSPRTHTNTRTHTHTHLSYTDMHIHTHAQTGSLHLCKFL; encoded by the exons ATGAAGACGGAGAGGCCGAAGCCGAACACCTTCATTATACGCTGCCTCCAGTGGACCACTGTCATCGAGAGGACCTTCCACGTGGACTCGCCAGATGAGAG AGATGAGTGGACAGAGGCCATCCAGATGGTGGCTGACAAGCTgcagagacaagaggaggaaaggatCCAGTGCAGCCCCACCTCCAACATCGACAACATGGTCGAGGAAGAGATGGACATCTCCACCACACACCACAAACGCAAG ACAATGAGTGACTTTGACTACCTGAAGCTGCTGGGAAAGGGAACCTTCGGTAAAGTGATCCTTGTACGAGAAAAGGCCAGCGGGAAATACTACGCTATGAAAATCCTTAAAAAAGAAGTCATCATAGCCAAG GATGAAGtggctcacacactcacagagagcAGAGTACTGAAAAATACCAGGCACCCATTTCTCACT TCGTTAAAATATTCATTCCAGACTAAGGACCGCCTGTGTTTCGTCATGGAGTATGTGAATGGAGGGGAG ctgtttttccatttgtccAGAGAGCGGGTGTTCTCAGAGGAGCGCACACGCTTCTACGGCGCCGAGATCGTCTCGGCTCTCGACTACCTGCATTCAGCCAAAATTGTGTACCGGGACCTCAAG TTGGAAAACCTGATGCTGGATAAAGATGGCCATATGAAGATCACTGATTTTGGCCTGTGCAAGGAGGGCATCACCGACGCTGCTACCATGAAGACCTTCTGTGGGACACCAGAGTACCTCGCGCCTGAG CCTGCTGGGTATCTGGGCTGGTACAGCCACAGGCTGTGTGTGCCCGTCCCGTCCCATCTAGTCTTGACCAGGCTGCCAAAACCCCCGTCCCGCAAGCAGCATCTAGCTGCCACATGGCTGCCCCAACAGGGACCAGGACAGGACAAGACCTTCTCCCTCACGGCTGCTTTTAATCAGAGCTTCGCTGctcttctcatctcttctcttctcttctcttctcctgctgATTATCTGTTACTTCTTTTGTCCTATTTATTTGTCTTACTCTTtctgaaatacacacataaccacacatacagtacacacacactcacacacacacacacacactcccatgcCTCCATGCCTCGGGCTGTGGGGCAACATTCTGGCTCTGTGTGGATTAATCTGCTCCCTGCCTGCAACCGAGCTGCCACCACTTTCTTCAGTcccaggacacacacaaacacacgcacacatacacacacacacctttcttatactgacatgcacatacacactcatgccCAAACGGGCAGCTTGCATTTGTGTAAATTTCTgtaa
- the akt3a gene encoding RAC-gamma serine/threonine-protein kinase isoform X2 produces MSDVTIVREGWLQKRGEYIKNWRPRYFLLKTDGSFIGYKEKPQDADLPYPLNNFSVAKCQLMKTERPKPNTFIIRCLQWTTVIERTFHVDSPDERDEWTEAIQMVADKLQRQEEERIQCSPTSNIDNMVEEEMDISTTHHKRKTMSDFDYLKLLGKGTFGKVILVREKASGKYYAMKILKKEVIIAKDEVAHTLTESRVLKNTRHPFLTSLKYSFQTKDRLCFVMEYVNGGELFFHLSRERVFSEERTRFYGAEIVSALDYLHSAKIVYRDLKLENLMLDKDGHMKITDFGLCKEGITDAATMKTFCGTPEYLAPEVLEDNDYGRAVDWWGLGVVTYEMMCGRLPFYNQDHEKLFELILMEDIKFPRTLSADAKSLLSGLLIKDPNKRLGGGPDDAKEIMRHSFFSGIDWQDVYDKKLVPPFKPQVTSETDTRYFDEEFTAQTITITPPEKFDEDGMDCLDNERRPHFPQFSYSASGRE; encoded by the exons GTGAATACATAAAGAACTGGCGGCCGCGTTACTTTCTACTGAAGACAGACGGCTCTTTCATCGGCTACAAAGAGAAACCACAGGATGCAGACCTGCCCTACCCCCTCAATAACTTCTCTGTAGCAA AATGTCAGCTGATGAAGACGGAGAGGCCGAAGCCGAACACCTTCATTATACGCTGCCTCCAGTGGACCACTGTCATCGAGAGGACCTTCCACGTGGACTCGCCAGATGAGAG AGATGAGTGGACAGAGGCCATCCAGATGGTGGCTGACAAGCTgcagagacaagaggaggaaaggatCCAGTGCAGCCCCACCTCCAACATCGACAACATGGTCGAGGAAGAGATGGACATCTCCACCACACACCACAAACGCAAG ACAATGAGTGACTTTGACTACCTGAAGCTGCTGGGAAAGGGAACCTTCGGTAAAGTGATCCTTGTACGAGAAAAGGCCAGCGGGAAATACTACGCTATGAAAATCCTTAAAAAAGAAGTCATCATAGCCAAG GATGAAGtggctcacacactcacagagagcAGAGTACTGAAAAATACCAGGCACCCATTTCTCACT TCGTTAAAATATTCATTCCAGACTAAGGACCGCCTGTGTTTCGTCATGGAGTATGTGAATGGAGGGGAG ctgtttttccatttgtccAGAGAGCGGGTGTTCTCAGAGGAGCGCACACGCTTCTACGGCGCCGAGATCGTCTCGGCTCTCGACTACCTGCATTCAGCCAAAATTGTGTACCGGGACCTCAAG TTGGAAAACCTGATGCTGGATAAAGATGGCCATATGAAGATCACTGATTTTGGCCTGTGCAAGGAGGGCATCACCGACGCTGCTACCATGAAGACCTTCTGTGGGACACCAGAGTACCTCGCGCCTGAG GTCCTGGAAGACAACGATTATGGTCGGGCGGTGGACTGGTGGGGTTTGGGTGTGGTGACGTACGAGATGATGTGTGGCCGGCTGCCGTTCTACAACCAGGACCACGAGAAGCTGTTTGAGCTCATCCTCATGGAGGACATCAAGTTCCCACGCACACTGTCGGCCGACGCAAAGTCCCTGCTATCTGGCCTGCTCATCAAAGACCCCAACAAAAG gCTTGGTGGAGGACCAGATGATGCTAAAGAAATAATGAGACACAGTTTCTTCTCTGGTATTGACTGGCAGGATGTCTATGATAAAAAG CTGGTCCCTCCCTTCAAGCCTCAGGTGACGTCAGAGACGGACACCAGATACTTTGATGAGGAGTTCACAGCCCAGACCATCACGATCACTCCACCAGAGAAAT TTGACGAGGACGGGATGGACTGTCTGGACAACGAGAGAAGACCGCACTTCCCACAGTTTTCCTACTCTGCCAGTGGGCGGGAATGA
- the akt3a gene encoding RAC-gamma serine/threonine-protein kinase isoform X1 codes for MSDVTIVREGWLQKRGEYIKNWRPRYFLLKTDGSFIGYKEKPQDADLPYPLNNFSVAKCQLMKTERPKPNTFIIRCLQWTTVIERTFHVDSPDERDEWTEAIQMVADKLQRQEEERIQCSPTSNIDNMVEEEMDISTTHHKRKTMSDFDYLKLLGKGTFGKVILVREKASGKYYAMKILKKEVIIAKDEVAHTLTESRVLKNTRHPFLTSLKYSFQTKDRLCFVMEYVNGGELFFHLSRERVFSEERTRFYGAEIVSALDYLHSAKIVYRDLKLENLMLDKDGHMKITDFGLCKEGITDAATMKTFCGTPEYLAPEPAGYLGWYSHRLCVPVPSHLVLTRLPKPPSRKQHLAATWLPQQGPGQDKTFSLTAAFNQSFAALLISSLLFSSPADYLLLLLSYLFVLLFLKYTHNHTYSTHTLTHTHTHSHASMPRAVGQHSGSVWINLLPACNRAATTFFSPRTHTNTRTHTHTHLSYTDMHIHTHAQTGSLHLCKFL; via the exons GTGAATACATAAAGAACTGGCGGCCGCGTTACTTTCTACTGAAGACAGACGGCTCTTTCATCGGCTACAAAGAGAAACCACAGGATGCAGACCTGCCCTACCCCCTCAATAACTTCTCTGTAGCAA AATGTCAGCTGATGAAGACGGAGAGGCCGAAGCCGAACACCTTCATTATACGCTGCCTCCAGTGGACCACTGTCATCGAGAGGACCTTCCACGTGGACTCGCCAGATGAGAG AGATGAGTGGACAGAGGCCATCCAGATGGTGGCTGACAAGCTgcagagacaagaggaggaaaggatCCAGTGCAGCCCCACCTCCAACATCGACAACATGGTCGAGGAAGAGATGGACATCTCCACCACACACCACAAACGCAAG ACAATGAGTGACTTTGACTACCTGAAGCTGCTGGGAAAGGGAACCTTCGGTAAAGTGATCCTTGTACGAGAAAAGGCCAGCGGGAAATACTACGCTATGAAAATCCTTAAAAAAGAAGTCATCATAGCCAAG GATGAAGtggctcacacactcacagagagcAGAGTACTGAAAAATACCAGGCACCCATTTCTCACT TCGTTAAAATATTCATTCCAGACTAAGGACCGCCTGTGTTTCGTCATGGAGTATGTGAATGGAGGGGAG ctgtttttccatttgtccAGAGAGCGGGTGTTCTCAGAGGAGCGCACACGCTTCTACGGCGCCGAGATCGTCTCGGCTCTCGACTACCTGCATTCAGCCAAAATTGTGTACCGGGACCTCAAG TTGGAAAACCTGATGCTGGATAAAGATGGCCATATGAAGATCACTGATTTTGGCCTGTGCAAGGAGGGCATCACCGACGCTGCTACCATGAAGACCTTCTGTGGGACACCAGAGTACCTCGCGCCTGAG CCTGCTGGGTATCTGGGCTGGTACAGCCACAGGCTGTGTGTGCCCGTCCCGTCCCATCTAGTCTTGACCAGGCTGCCAAAACCCCCGTCCCGCAAGCAGCATCTAGCTGCCACATGGCTGCCCCAACAGGGACCAGGACAGGACAAGACCTTCTCCCTCACGGCTGCTTTTAATCAGAGCTTCGCTGctcttctcatctcttctcttctcttctcttctcctgctgATTATCTGTTACTTCTTTTGTCCTATTTATTTGTCTTACTCTTtctgaaatacacacataaccacacatacagtacacacacactcacacacacacacacacactcccatgcCTCCATGCCTCGGGCTGTGGGGCAACATTCTGGCTCTGTGTGGATTAATCTGCTCCCTGCCTGCAACCGAGCTGCCACCACTTTCTTCAGTcccaggacacacacaaacacacgcacacatacacacacacacctttcttatactgacatgcacatacacactcatgccCAAACGGGCAGCTTGCATTTGTGTAAATTTCTgtaa